A genome region from Mesorhizobium sp. B2-1-8 includes the following:
- a CDS encoding TfoX/Sxy family protein, whose product MDNERIAELFEGLGPVSIRKLFGGKGIYFDGVIVAIVLRGELLLKADEQSAPDFEAAGCRQWTYTGTRHGKLVAMPYWSIPDSAFDDPDEMTVWARRAYEAGRRAGR is encoded by the coding sequence ATGGACAATGAACGCATCGCCGAACTGTTCGAAGGCCTCGGTCCGGTCAGCATCCGAAAACTGTTCGGCGGCAAGGGCATCTATTTCGACGGCGTCATCGTCGCCATCGTGCTGCGCGGCGAATTGCTGCTGAAAGCCGACGAGCAAAGCGCGCCCGACTTCGAAGCCGCGGGTTGCCGGCAGTGGACCTACACCGGCACGCGCCACGGCAAGCTGGTGGCTATGCCCTACTGGAGCATTCCCGACAGCGCTTTCGACGATCCGGACGAAATGACGGTCTGGGCACGCCGCGCCTATGAGGCGGGGCGCCGCGCCGGGAGGTAG
- a CDS encoding GFA family protein, with protein sequence MPVLLKGSCRCNAVRFEVESHTPVPFMLCYCSICRKQQGGGGFAINLGADNATLNIRGKRNLGVYRAEIEDDEHPHCEISTGERNFCRKCGSALWLYDPTWPELVHPFASAIDSDLPKPPGKVHLMLKYKANWVEPDVGPKDKVFDVYPEESIADWHKRTKMWVK encoded by the coding sequence ATGCCTGTCCTGCTCAAGGGATCCTGCCGCTGCAACGCCGTGCGTTTCGAAGTGGAAAGCCACACGCCCGTGCCGTTCATGCTGTGCTACTGCTCGATCTGCCGCAAGCAGCAGGGCGGCGGCGGTTTTGCCATCAATCTCGGCGCCGACAACGCGACGCTGAACATCCGGGGCAAGAGAAACCTTGGCGTCTATCGCGCCGAGATCGAGGACGACGAGCATCCCCACTGCGAGATCTCGACCGGCGAGCGCAATTTTTGCCGCAAATGCGGGTCAGCGCTCTGGCTCTACGACCCGACCTGGCCGGAACTGGTGCATCCTTTCGCCTCGGCGATCGACAGCGACCTGCCGAAGCCGCCCGGAAAGGTGCATCTGATGCTGAAATACAAGGCGAACTGGGTCGAGCCCGATGTCGGGCCGAAGGACAAGGTGTTCGACGTCTATCCCGAGGAATCGATCGCCGACTGGCACAAGCGGACGAAAATGTGGGTGAAGTAG
- the sufA gene encoding Fe-S cluster assembly scaffold SufA: MGRFAVITMTEKAADRVREIVATRDSAHGIRLGIKKGGCAGMEYTVDLVTEPNAKDDHIERDGAHVYVAPEAALFLFGTEMDFEQTTLRTGFTFRNPNQSSACGCGESVELKPADLKALAEARASA, encoded by the coding sequence ATGGGACGCTTTGCCGTCATCACGATGACCGAAAAGGCCGCCGACCGGGTGCGCGAGATCGTCGCCACGCGTGACAGTGCGCACGGCATTCGCCTCGGCATCAAGAAGGGCGGCTGCGCCGGCATGGAATATACGGTCGATCTGGTGACCGAGCCCAACGCCAAGGATGACCACATCGAGCGCGACGGCGCCCACGTCTATGTCGCGCCGGAGGCCGCCCTTTTCCTGTTCGGCACCGAGATGGATTTCGAGCAGACGACGCTGCGCACCGGCTTTACCTTCCGCAACCCGAACCAGAGCTCGGCATGCGGCTGCGGCGAATCGGTCGAATTGAAGCCAGCCGATCTGAAAGCCTTGGCCGAGGCGCGCGCTTCGGCCTAG
- a CDS encoding SUF system Fe-S cluster assembly protein, with the protein MDDVSTTTEATPETAGNSVVSASAIPADELARLTDDIVSALKTVYDPEIPADIYELGLVYKIDVEDDRSVKIDMTLTAPGCPVAGEMPGWVENAVGAVEGVSGVEVNMTFDPPWTPDRMSEEAQVAVGWY; encoded by the coding sequence ATGGATGATGTGAGCACCACCACCGAAGCTACGCCGGAAACCGCCGGCAACAGCGTCGTATCCGCCTCGGCCATCCCGGCGGATGAACTGGCGCGGCTGACCGATGACATCGTCTCGGCGCTGAAGACGGTCTACGACCCGGAAATCCCGGCCGATATCTACGAGCTCGGCCTCGTCTACAAGATCGACGTCGAGGACGACCGATCGGTCAAGATCGACATGACGTTGACCGCGCCCGGCTGCCCGGTGGCCGGCGAAATGCCAGGCTGGGTCGAGAACGCCGTCGGCGCGGTCGAAGGCGTGTCCGGGGTCGAGGTCAACATGACCTTCGATCCGCCCTGGACGCCCGACCGCATGTCCGAAGAGGCGCAGGTCGCGGTGGGCTGGTATTGA
- a CDS encoding cysteine desulfurase, with amino-acid sequence MNAPGKIGDFYDVEAIRRDFPILSREVYGKPLVYLDNGASAQKPRVVLDTIQHAYSQEYANVHRGLHFLSNAATDAYEKARETVRRFLNAPSTDNIVFTSNTTSAINTLAYGYGMPNIGEGDEIVLSIMEHHSNIVPWHFIRERQGAKLVWVPVDDLGVFHIEEFEKRLTDKTKLVAITQMSNALGTVTPIKEIVRIAHARGIPVLVDGSQSAVHMPIDVQDLDCDFFVFTGHKVYGPSGIGVLYGKKDILAGMRPFMGGGEMIEEVTEDVVTYNEPPHRFEAGTPPIVQAIGLGAALDYMDSVGRERIAAHEEDLKNYAHERLRAINSLRIFGDAPGKGAIISFELQGIHAHDVSMVIDRQGVAVRAGTHCAQPLLKRFGVTSTCRASFGMYNTRAEVDALAEALEKARKFFG; translated from the coding sequence ATGAACGCTCCAGGCAAGATCGGAGATTTCTACGACGTCGAGGCGATCCGCCGCGACTTCCCGATCTTGTCGCGCGAAGTCTATGGCAAGCCGCTCGTCTATCTCGACAATGGCGCCTCGGCGCAGAAGCCTCGGGTGGTGCTCGATACCATCCAGCATGCCTATTCCCAGGAATATGCCAACGTCCATCGCGGCCTGCATTTCCTCTCCAATGCCGCTACCGATGCCTATGAAAAGGCGCGTGAGACAGTGCGCCGTTTCCTCAACGCGCCAAGCACCGACAACATCGTCTTCACCTCGAACACGACCTCAGCGATCAACACCCTCGCCTATGGCTATGGCATGCCCAATATCGGCGAGGGCGACGAGATCGTGCTGTCGATCATGGAGCACCATTCCAACATCGTTCCGTGGCATTTCATCCGCGAGCGCCAGGGCGCCAAGCTGGTCTGGGTGCCGGTCGACGATCTCGGCGTCTTCCACATCGAGGAATTCGAGAAGCGCCTGACCGACAAGACGAAGCTCGTTGCCATCACGCAGATGTCGAATGCCCTGGGCACGGTGACGCCGATCAAGGAGATCGTCCGCATTGCCCATGCGCGCGGTATCCCGGTGCTGGTCGACGGCAGCCAGAGCGCCGTGCACATGCCCATCGACGTGCAGGACCTCGATTGCGATTTCTTCGTCTTCACCGGCCACAAGGTCTACGGCCCCTCGGGCATCGGCGTGCTTTATGGCAAGAAGGATATTCTCGCCGGCATGCGTCCCTTCATGGGCGGCGGCGAGATGATCGAGGAGGTGACGGAAGACGTCGTCACCTACAACGAGCCGCCGCACCGCTTCGAGGCCGGCACGCCGCCGATCGTCCAGGCGATCGGACTGGGCGCCGCGCTCGACTACATGGACTCCGTCGGGCGTGAGCGCATCGCGGCACACGAGGAAGACCTCAAGAATTATGCCCATGAGCGCCTGCGCGCCATCAATTCGCTGCGCATCTTCGGCGATGCGCCTGGCAAGGGCGCCATCATCTCCTTCGAACTGCAAGGCATTCATGCCCATGACGTATCGATGGTGATAGACAGGCAAGGCGTGGCTGTCCGTGCCGGCACCCATTGCGCCCAGCCGCTGTTGAAACGCTTTGGCGTAACCTCCACATGCAGGGCATCGTTCGGCATGTATAATACCAGGGCCGAAGTCGACGCTTTGGCAGAGGCGCTTGAAAAAGCGCGCAAGTTTTTCGGGTGA
- the sufD gene encoding Fe-S cluster assembly protein SufD, giving the protein MNMHTQPQRTPAETALIDAFGDRLSLLPGDGAVMLKRDDAIEAVKHGLPTRRIESWHYTDLRRLLNAVPDFDPAAAAKAIAPIVDGSTVLSLLNGVSSAKAPVVEGVSVQRLSEKLTDGSIAPGLDPYGSDDAIGALNTAFVADGYFVDIADGTELEKPIELQNLQAGGQTHVRLPVRVGTGAKAVIVERQAGEGAALTSSVSQLVLGEGAEVTWLIVQEQPETATHLAQFKAHIGKDAKLTLFVMNAGGRLVRQEIMVKTTGEGADFKLRGINLLAGDTHTDVTMVLDHSVPHTTSTEVIRNVVTGKARGVFQGRINVHQYAQKTNAKMACNTLLLSDDGEFSTKPELEIFADDVVCGHGATVTEIDHDHLFYLMARGVDEKSARGLLVKAFVAEVIEELDDEAIVEALEARLDEWFVTHG; this is encoded by the coding sequence ATGAACATGCATACACAACCGCAGCGCACACCGGCCGAGACGGCGTTGATCGACGCGTTCGGCGACCGGCTGTCGCTGCTGCCGGGCGACGGCGCGGTGATGCTGAAGCGCGACGACGCCATCGAGGCGGTCAAGCACGGCCTGCCGACGCGGCGCATCGAATCCTGGCATTACACCGATCTGCGCCGGCTGTTGAATGCGGTGCCGGACTTCGATCCGGCCGCCGCCGCGAAAGCCATCGCGCCAATCGTCGACGGTTCGACGGTTCTGAGCCTGTTGAACGGGGTGTCGAGCGCCAAGGCGCCGGTCGTCGAAGGCGTCAGCGTCCAGCGCCTGTCCGAAAAGCTGACCGATGGCAGCATTGCGCCGGGGCTCGATCCCTATGGCAGCGACGATGCCATCGGTGCGTTGAACACCGCCTTCGTCGCCGACGGCTATTTCGTCGACATCGCCGATGGCACGGAGCTGGAAAAGCCGATCGAGCTGCAGAACCTGCAGGCCGGCGGCCAGACCCATGTGCGCCTGCCGGTACGGGTCGGCACCGGCGCCAAGGCGGTCATCGTCGAACGCCAGGCCGGCGAGGGCGCGGCGCTGACGAGTTCGGTCAGCCAGCTGGTGCTCGGCGAGGGCGCCGAGGTGACGTGGCTGATCGTCCAGGAGCAGCCGGAGACGGCAACGCATCTGGCGCAGTTTAAGGCCCATATCGGCAAGGATGCGAAACTGACGCTGTTCGTCATGAACGCCGGCGGCAGGCTGGTGCGCCAGGAGATCATGGTCAAGACGACGGGCGAAGGCGCCGATTTCAAGCTGCGCGGCATCAACCTTCTGGCTGGCGACACCCACACCGACGTCACCATGGTGCTCGACCATTCGGTGCCGCACACGACGTCGACCGAGGTCATCCGCAATGTGGTGACGGGCAAGGCTCGGGGCGTGTTCCAGGGCCGCATCAACGTCCACCAATACGCGCAGAAGACCAACGCCAAGATGGCCTGCAACACGCTGCTTTTGTCCGACGACGGCGAGTTCTCGACCAAGCCGGAGCTCGAAATCTTCGCCGACGACGTCGTCTGCGGCCATGGCGCGACGGTCACCGAGATCGACCACGACCATCTGTTCTACCTGATGGCGCGCGGCGTCGACGAAAAGAGCGCGCGGGGGTTGCTGGTCAAGGCGTTCGTCGCCGAGGTGATCGAAGAACTGGACGACGAGGCGATCGTCGAGGCGCTGGAAGCGCGGCTCGATGAGTGGTTTGTGACGCACGGGTGA
- the sufC gene encoding Fe-S cluster assembly ATPase SufC, with protein sequence MLEIKNLHARIVDDGTEIIRGLDLTVKAGEVAAIMGPNGSGKSTLSYILAGREDYEVTDGDILYNGQSILEMDPAERATSGIFLAFQYPMEIPGVATMEFLKVAMNEQRKARGEEPLKIPDFLKRVKEAAASLSMDMAMLKRPLNVGFSGGEKKRAEILQMKLLEPKLCVLDETDSGLDIDALKIVSDGVNALRSPERAIVVITHYQRLLEHIVPDSVHVLYRGQVIKSGDKSLALDLEANGYAGVIGEAA encoded by the coding sequence ATGCTTGAAATCAAGAACCTGCACGCCCGTATCGTCGATGACGGCACCGAGATCATTCGTGGTCTGGACCTGACGGTGAAAGCCGGCGAGGTCGCGGCCATCATGGGCCCGAACGGCTCGGGCAAATCGACGCTCTCCTACATCCTCGCCGGCCGCGAGGACTATGAGGTGACCGACGGCGACATTCTCTACAACGGCCAGTCGATCCTCGAAATGGACCCGGCCGAACGCGCCACATCAGGCATCTTCCTCGCCTTCCAGTATCCGATGGAGATACCGGGCGTCGCGACCATGGAATTCCTCAAGGTGGCCATGAACGAGCAGCGCAAGGCGCGCGGCGAGGAGCCGCTGAAGATCCCGGATTTCCTCAAGCGCGTGAAGGAGGCAGCCGCCTCGCTCAGCATGGACATGGCGATGCTGAAGCGGCCGCTCAATGTCGGCTTCTCCGGCGGCGAGAAGAAGCGCGCCGAGATCCTGCAGATGAAGCTGCTTGAGCCAAAGCTCTGCGTGCTCGACGAGACCGATTCCGGTCTCGACATCGATGCGCTGAAGATCGTCTCGGACGGCGTCAACGCACTGCGCTCGCCGGAGCGCGCCATAGTCGTCATCACCCACTACCAGCGCCTTTTGGAGCACATCGTGCCGGACAGCGTGCACGTGCTCTACAGGGGCCAGGTCATCAAGTCGGGCGACAAGTCGCTGGCGCTCGACCTCGAGGCCAACGGTTATGCCGGCGTGATCGGCGAAGCCGCGTGA
- the sufB gene encoding Fe-S cluster assembly protein SufB: protein MPAVQDTIDRVRKIDVDQYKYGFQTEIAVDKAPKGLSEDIIRFISAKKDEPSWMLEWRLEAYRRWLTLEEPTWARVNYPKIDFQDIYYYAAPKSTPGPTSLSDVDPEILKVYEKLGIPLKEQEILAGVQKTDVSELEEISDNVYKSGRVAVDAVFDSVSVVTTFKKELAQAGVIFCSISEAIREHPELVQKYLGSVVPTSDNFYATLNSAVFTDGSFVFVPKGVRCPMELSTYFRMNEKNTGQFERTLIIAEEGAYVSYLEGCTAPQRDENQLHAAVVELVALDDAEIKYSTVQNWYPGDAEGKGGIYNFVTKRGDCRGDRSKISWTQVETGSAITWKYPSCILRGDDSSGEFYSIAVSNGYQQVDSGTKMIHLGKNTSSRIISKGIAAGFSQNTYRGQVSAHRKATNARNFTNCDSLLIGDQCGAHTVPYMEAKNSTAQFEHEATTSKISEDQKFYVMQRGIPEEEAIALIVNGFVKDVIQQLPMEFAVEAQKLIGISLEGSVG, encoded by the coding sequence ATGCCTGCTGTGCAGGACACGATCGATCGGGTCCGAAAGATCGACGTCGACCAATACAAATACGGATTCCAAACCGAGATCGCTGTCGACAAGGCTCCCAAGGGCCTGAGCGAAGACATCATCCGTTTCATTTCGGCCAAGAAGGACGAACCGTCCTGGATGCTGGAATGGCGCCTCGAAGCCTATCGGCGCTGGCTGACGCTGGAAGAGCCGACCTGGGCGCGCGTCAACTATCCCAAGATCGATTTCCAGGACATCTACTATTACGCGGCGCCCAAAAGCACGCCCGGACCGACTTCGCTCAGCGACGTCGATCCCGAGATATTGAAGGTCTACGAGAAACTCGGCATTCCGTTGAAGGAGCAGGAGATCCTCGCCGGCGTGCAGAAGACCGACGTCTCGGAGCTCGAGGAAATCAGCGACAACGTCTACAAATCGGGCCGCGTCGCCGTCGACGCCGTGTTCGATTCCGTGTCCGTCGTCACCACCTTCAAGAAGGAGCTGGCGCAGGCCGGCGTCATCTTCTGCTCGATCTCCGAAGCCATCCGCGAGCATCCTGAGCTGGTCCAGAAATATCTCGGTTCGGTCGTGCCGACCTCCGACAATTTCTACGCGACGCTGAATTCGGCCGTGTTCACCGACGGCTCGTTCGTCTTCGTGCCCAAGGGCGTGCGCTGCCCGATGGAGCTGTCGACCTACTTCCGCATGAACGAGAAGAACACCGGCCAGTTCGAGCGCACGCTGATCATCGCCGAGGAGGGGGCCTACGTCTCCTATCTCGAGGGCTGCACGGCGCCGCAGCGCGACGAGAACCAGCTTCACGCCGCAGTGGTCGAACTGGTCGCGCTCGACGACGCCGAGATCAAATATTCGACCGTGCAGAACTGGTACCCCGGCGACGCCGAAGGCAAGGGCGGCATCTACAACTTTGTCACCAAGCGCGGCGACTGCCGTGGCGACCGTTCGAAGATTTCGTGGACGCAGGTCGAGACCGGCTCGGCGATCACCTGGAAATATCCGAGCTGCATCCTGCGCGGTGACGATTCCTCTGGCGAGTTCTATTCGATCGCCGTTTCGAACGGCTACCAGCAGGTCGACTCGGGCACCAAGATGATCCATCTCGGCAAGAACACGTCGAGCCGCATCATCTCCAAGGGCATCGCCGCCGGCTTCTCGCAGAACACCTATCGCGGCCAGGTCTCGGCACACCGCAAGGCGACCAACGCCCGCAACTTCACCAATTGCGACTCGCTGCTGATCGGCGACCAGTGCGGCGCGCACACCGTGCCCTACATGGAAGCCAAGAACTCGACGGCGCAGTTCGAGCATGAGGCGACGACGTCGAAAATTTCCGAGGACCAGAAATTCTACGTCATGCAGCGCGGCATTCCGGAAGAGGAAGCGATCGCGCTGATCGTCAACGGCTTCGTCAAGGATGTCATCCAGCAGCTGCCGATGGAATTCGCGGTAGAGGCGCAGAAGCTGATCGGCATCAGCCTCGAGGGGAGTGTCGGGTGA
- a CDS encoding cysteine desulfurase family protein: MAAIRAYLDYNASAPLLSAAREAMVAAFDAANPSSVHAEGRAARRLVDNARRDVAALVNGKAEHVVFTSGATEAASTLLTPDWRMGRGAIRMSRLYVCEADHPCLLNGGRFSADLVTRIGVGADGIVSLDALTAALGGHDKAYGLPLVAIHAANNETGVIQPIDRIAEIVRAAGGILAVDAVQAAGRVSIDMSAGYADYVILSSHKIGGPKGAGAIVAAADLMMPRPLINGGGQEKGHRGGTENLPGIAGFGAAAREALAGLNAIGAVRQRRDAVETSIKTLVPDVEIFGAGAPRLANTTFFAIPGVKAETAQIAFDLAGVALSAGSACSSGKVGPSHVLKAMGYGDSLGALRVSVGAATGAEDIELFRAALAGIAARRAGREKAA, from the coding sequence ATGGCCGCGATACGCGCCTATCTCGACTATAATGCCAGTGCACCGCTGCTTTCAGCGGCGCGCGAGGCCATGGTCGCGGCGTTTGACGCAGCCAACCCCTCGTCGGTCCATGCCGAGGGGCGTGCCGCGCGCAGGCTGGTCGACAATGCCAGGCGCGACGTGGCGGCATTGGTCAACGGCAAGGCTGAGCATGTCGTCTTCACCTCGGGCGCGACCGAGGCTGCCTCGACGCTTCTGACGCCGGACTGGCGGATGGGGCGCGGCGCCATTCGCATGAGCCGGCTCTACGTGTGCGAGGCCGACCATCCGTGCCTGCTGAATGGCGGACGCTTCTCGGCGGACCTGGTGACTCGGATCGGTGTCGGCGCTGATGGCATCGTCAGTCTCGACGCCTTGACGGCGGCGCTAGGCGGTCACGACAAGGCCTATGGCTTGCCGCTGGTCGCGATCCACGCCGCCAACAACGAAACCGGCGTCATCCAGCCGATCGATCGCATCGCGGAGATCGTCAGGGCGGCGGGCGGCATTCTTGCCGTCGACGCCGTCCAGGCCGCGGGCCGCGTTTCCATCGATATGTCGGCTGGATACGCCGACTATGTGATTCTGTCCTCGCACAAGATCGGCGGCCCCAAGGGCGCTGGCGCCATCGTTGCCGCCGCCGACCTGATGATGCCGAGGCCGCTGATCAATGGCGGCGGCCAGGAGAAGGGCCACCGTGGCGGCACCGAGAACCTGCCCGGCATCGCCGGTTTTGGCGCCGCCGCGCGAGAAGCCCTGGCCGGACTGAACGCCATCGGTGCCGTGCGTCAGCGTCGCGATGCGGTCGAAACGTCGATCAAGACGCTGGTGCCGGATGTGGAAATCTTCGGAGCCGGCGCACCAAGGCTTGCCAACACGACATTCTTCGCTATTCCCGGCGTCAAAGCCGAGACCGCCCAGATCGCCTTCGATCTGGCGGGCGTGGCGCTTTCCGCCGGCTCCGCCTGCTCGTCGGGCAAGGTTGGGCCGAGCCATGTGCTGAAGGCCATGGGGTACGGTGACAGCCTTGGCGCCTTGCGCGTGTCGGTCGGTGCCGCGACCGGAGCCGAGGACATCGAACTGTTCCGCGCCGCGCTGGCAGGCATTGCCGCGCGCCGGGCGGGTAGAGAGAAAGCCGCGTAG
- a CDS encoding alpha/beta hydrolase → MPEVIFTGPAGRLEGRYQPSKEKSAPIAIVLHPHPQFGGTMNNKIVYDLFYMFQKRDFTTLRFNFRGIGRSQGEFDHGTGELSDAAAALDWVQSLHPDSKSCWVAGYSFGSWIGMQLLMRRPEIEGFISIAPQPNTYDFSFLAPCPSSGLIIHGDADKVAPPKDVQGLVDKLHTQKGITITQKTLPGANHFFANDADVLIEECADYLDRRLAGELSDPRPKRLR, encoded by the coding sequence ATGCCTGAGGTCATTTTTACCGGTCCGGCTGGCCGCCTGGAGGGACGCTACCAGCCCTCGAAGGAAAAGAGCGCGCCGATTGCCATCGTGTTGCATCCGCACCCGCAGTTCGGCGGCACGATGAACAACAAGATCGTCTATGACCTTTTCTACATGTTCCAGAAGCGTGACTTCACCACACTGCGCTTCAATTTCCGCGGCATCGGCCGCAGCCAGGGCGAGTTCGACCACGGCACCGGCGAGTTGTCGGACGCGGCAGCCGCACTCGACTGGGTGCAGTCGCTGCATCCGGATTCCAAGAGCTGCTGGGTGGCCGGCTATTCCTTCGGTTCGTGGATCGGCATGCAGCTCCTGATGCGCCGGCCCGAGATCGAAGGCTTCATCTCGATCGCGCCGCAGCCCAACACTTATGATTTCTCGTTCCTGGCACCCTGCCCGTCCTCGGGCCTGATCATCCATGGCGACGCCGACAAGGTGGCGCCGCCGAAGGACGTGCAAGGCCTGGTCGACAAGCTGCATACGCAAAAGGGCATCACCATCACGCAGAAGACCCTGCCCGGCGCCAACCATTTCTTTGCCAACGACGCCGATGTGCTGATCGAGGAATGCGCCGACTATCTCGATCGCCGGCTGGCGGGAGAATTGTCCGATCCGCGGCCGAAACGGCTGCGCTAA
- a CDS encoding phosphatase PAP2 family protein: MLVKSRPPVSRSLLGIGRRSLGNFRDTLQIARRRLAVRPARYPNISWWAWGLVWVFLTAAAFVRLDTPAGVAHGQWSPDVARLAEFFTQFGLGGWYLIPSALLLVAANLTDWRSLSRRALMLVYSWTCLAFLVLSAVGLSGLTVNVLKYAIGRARPLYFQDFGVLALHPFAFDARFAGFPSGHATTMGAVFGILLLLFPRRWYIALAVTACVASTRVFVGAHYPSDTVAGFGLGCAFALACGLVFARLGFIFRPAPSGLPVRKPSFRLIAPEK, translated from the coding sequence ATGCTCGTGAAATCGCGTCCTCCAGTTTCCAGATCGCTCCTCGGGATAGGACGCCGATCCCTCGGCAATTTTCGCGACACCCTGCAGATCGCAAGACGGCGCCTTGCCGTTCGCCCGGCTCGCTATCCCAACATTTCGTGGTGGGCGTGGGGCCTGGTCTGGGTCTTTCTGACGGCAGCGGCCTTTGTCCGTCTCGATACGCCGGCAGGGGTGGCGCATGGTCAATGGTCGCCTGATGTGGCCAGGCTTGCCGAGTTCTTCACGCAATTCGGACTGGGCGGCTGGTATCTCATCCCGTCCGCGCTGCTGCTTGTGGCGGCCAATCTGACGGATTGGCGAAGCCTTTCGCGGCGCGCGCTGATGCTGGTCTACAGTTGGACTTGTCTGGCTTTCCTGGTGCTGAGCGCCGTTGGCCTGTCCGGCCTAACCGTCAATGTCCTGAAATATGCCATTGGCAGGGCCCGCCCGCTCTACTTCCAGGATTTCGGCGTCCTTGCGCTGCACCCTTTTGCCTTCGATGCGCGCTTTGCCGGCTTTCCGTCCGGCCATGCCACGACGATGGGTGCCGTGTTCGGTATCCTGCTGCTTTTGTTCCCGCGACGTTGGTACATCGCTTTGGCGGTCACGGCCTGCGTCGCCTCGACCAGGGTCTTCGTCGGCGCGCACTATCCGAGCGACACCGTTGCCGGCTTCGGCCTCGGCTGCGCCTTCGCGTTGGCGTGCGGACTGGTCTTTGCCAGGCTTGGCTTCATCTTCCGTCCGGCACCTTCAGGATTGCCGGTCCGCAAGCCATCGTTCCGGCTTATTGCCCCTGAAAAATAG